A single Muntiacus reevesi chromosome 9, mMunRee1.1, whole genome shotgun sequence DNA region contains:
- the LOC136175033 gene encoding olfactory receptor 5AN1-like, whose product MIEGGNITKITHFILLGFSDFPRIIVVLLWNLSLLILIRMDSHLHTPMYFFLSNLSFIDICYVTSTAPKMLYDFFQERKMITYVGCVVQYFVFSTMGLSESCLMTAMAYDRYAAICNPLLYSSVMSPALCGRMVLGSYLAGLSGSMSQLCAMLQLHFCGPNVINHFFCDMPQLLVLSCTDTFSVQLLTVILAITFGIINGLVIMISYVYIVISVMKITIASGRSKAFNTCASHLTAVTLFYTSSIFVYLSSTSGGSSSFDRFASVFYTVVIPMLNPLIYSLRNKEIKDALKRLRKK is encoded by the coding sequence ATGATCGAGGGAGGAAATATTACAAAGATCACGCATTTTATCCTTTTGGGATTCTCAGATTTTCCCAGAATCATAGTAGTACTCTTGTGGAACCTGTCCCTCCTCATCTTAATAAGAAtggactcccacctccacacccccatgtatttcttcctcagtAACCTGTCTTTCATAGATATCTGCTATGTGACCTCCACAGCCCCTAAGATGCTCTACGACTTCTTTCAGGAGCGGAAAATGATCACCTACGTGGGTTGTGTTGTTCAGTACTTTGTGTTTTCCACCATGGGGCTGAGTGAGTCTTGCCTCATGACCGCCATGGCTTATGACCGATATGCTGCCATTTGTAACCCACTCCTCTATTCCTCAGTCATGTCGCCTGCTCTCTGCGGTCGGATGGTGCTGGGATCCTACTTGGCTGGACTCTCTGGCTCCATGTCCCAATTGTGTGCAATGCTCCAGCTCCACTTCTGTGGGCCTAATGTCAtcaaccacttcttctgtgacatgCCCCAGCTGTTAGTTCTGTCCTGCACTGACACTTTCTCTGTACAACTCTTGACTGTCATATTAGCAATAACCTTTGGGATAATAAATGGCTTAGTTATCATGATATCCTATGTCTACATTGTCATCTCCGTCATGAAGATCACGATAGCAAGTGGCAGGTCCAAGGCTTTCAACACCTGTGCCTCCCACCTGACAGCAGTCACTCTCTTCTATACCTCAAGTATCTTTGTCTATTTGAGTTCCACCTCTGGTGGTTCGTCCAGCTTTGACAGATTTGCATCAGTCTTCTACACGGTGGTGATTCCCATGTTGAATCCTTTGATTTACAGTCTGAggaacaaagaaatcaaagatgcctTGAAAAGGTTGCGGAAGAAGTGA
- the LOC136175208 gene encoding olfactory receptor 5AN1-like, with the protein MIRRENITEITYFILLGFSDFPRIIEVLFLIFLVVYIMTLTWNLSLLILIRMDSHLHTPMYFFLSNLSFMDICYVTATAPKMLYDFFREQKIITYVDCVIQNFVFSTMGLSESCLMTAMAYDRYAAICNPLLYSSIMSPALCGQMVLGSYLAGLSASIFHLCFMLQFQFCGPNVINHFFCDMPQLLVLSCTDTFSVQLFTALLTMIFGIINVSVIMISYVYIVISILKITSVKGRSKAFNTCASHLTAVSLFYTSGMFVYLSSSSGGSSSFDRFASVFYTVMIPMLNPLIYSLRNKEIKDALKRLQRKRGCC; encoded by the coding sequence ATGATTAGGAGAGAAAATATCACAGAGATCACTTATTTTATCCTCTTGGGATTCTCAGATTTTCCCAGAATCATAGAAGTGCTTTTTCTCATATTCCTGGTGGTATACATTATGACCCTGACTTGGAACCTGTCCCTCCTCATCTTAATAAGAAtggactcccacctccacacgcccatgtacttcttcctcagtaaCCTGTCCTTCATGGACATCTGCTACGTGACTGCCACAGCCCCCAAGATGCTTTACGACTTCTTCCGGGAACAGAAAATTATCACCTATGTGGACTGTGTGATTCAGAATTTCGTATTCTCAACCATGGGGCTGAGTGAATCTTGCCTCATGACTGCCATGGCTTATGACCGATATGCTGCCATTTGTAACCCACTCCTCTATTCCTCAATCATGTCGCCAGCTCTCTGCGGCCAGATGGTCCTGGGATCCTACTTGGCTGGACTCTCTGCTTCTATATTCCATTTGTGTTTCATGTTGCAGTTCCAGTTCTGTGGACCTAATGTCAtcaaccacttcttctgtgacatgCCCCAGCTGTTAGTTCTGTCCTGCACCGACACGTTCTCTGTACAACTCTTcactgctttattgacaatgatCTTTGGGATAATAAATGTTTCTGTTATCATGATATCCTATGTCTACATTGTCATCTCCATCCTGAAGATCACTTCCGTGAAAGGCAGATCCAAAGCTTTCAACACCTGTGCTTCCCACCTGACCGCAGTGAGCCTCTTCTATACCTCAGGGATGTTTGTCTATTTGAGCTCCAGCTCCGGTGGTTCCTCCAGCTTTGACAGATTTGCATCAGTCTTCTACACAGTGATGATTCCCATGCTGAATCCTTTGATTTACAGTCtgagaaacaaagaaatcaaagatgcctTGAAGAGGTTGCAAAGGAAGAGAGGGTGTTGCTGA